TGTGCCATGACAACCACAAGCGAGCTGTTCAAAGAGGCCCAGGACCTGTTCGTCCACGGCCATCTGCGGGAGAGTCTGGCCGGTTTCGACCGGGCCGAGGCTGCCGGCTTCGATCCCATTGTCAGTGCGCTGAGCCGCGGGGCTGCCTATTTGCGGTTGGGCGAGTATGAGGGCGCCATCCACGAGCTGGATAGCGTGGTGGCCCGCCAGCCCAATCACGACCGGGCCCTCTATTACCGGGGGCTGGTCTGGCTGAACAGCGGTGACCCCAAGCGGGCGGTGGAGGATCTGAGCCGGTCGATCACCATCAACCCTACCCGGGCGCCGGCTTTCCTGGCCCGGGGCATCGCCCGTTCCGAGCTCGGTCAGGACGAGGGGGCGGTGAATGATTTCAAAGCGGCGGTGGCGCACTCGACCGCCGAGGTGGAGGAGTTTACCAGTCTCCTGGGCAGCCACCGGACCCTGTTCGAGCGCTCCATGGCCCTCCTGGAAGGGGAG
This genomic interval from Thermodesulfobacteriota bacterium contains the following:
- a CDS encoding tetratricopeptide repeat protein, with product MTTTSELFKEAQDLFVHGHLRESLAGFDRAEAAGFDPIVSALSRGAAYLRLGEYEGAIHELDSVVARQPNHDRALYYRGLVWLNSGDPKRAVEDLSRSITINPTRAPAFLARGIARSELGQDEGAVNDFKAAVAHSTAEVEEFTSLLGSHRTLFERSMALLEGERGPHKIVLTPEEVERLKGWLEE